From one Gemella morbillorum genomic stretch:
- a CDS encoding ABC transporter permease: MFNKKTRSLFMIPYVMWMLLFVVFPILLIVYYSFRDINGNFTLSNYQVFFSSTYVLMTLYSFWYAFLITLICLVISYPLAFIISKSKYSELLLLLIILPTWINILLKTYAFLGLFGEYGTINSFLEYIGIGTQSLLFNSFSFVFVSSYIFLPFMLLPIYNSVVGINRNLIEASYDLGADFKTTFRKIIFPLSINGVKTGIQVTFIPALSLFMITRLIAGNKIINLGTAIEEHFLVTQNWGLGSTIAVFLIVVMGIIMVLTNTKDKVTTGGKK, from the coding sequence ATGTTTAATAAAAAAACACGCTCACTTTTCATGATTCCATATGTAATGTGGATGTTACTTTTTGTAGTATTTCCAATTTTACTGATTGTTTATTATTCTTTTAGAGATATTAATGGTAATTTTACACTTTCAAACTATCAAGTATTTTTTAGTAGCACATATGTATTAATGACGCTTTATAGTTTTTGGTATGCTTTTTTAATTACTCTAATTTGTTTAGTAATAAGTTATCCTTTAGCTTTTATAATTAGTAAAAGCAAATATAGCGAATTGCTACTTTTACTTATTATATTACCGACATGGATTAATATATTGTTAAAAACATACGCGTTCTTAGGATTATTTGGAGAATATGGAACAATTAATAGTTTCTTAGAATATATAGGAATAGGTACGCAAAGTTTATTATTCAACTCATTTAGTTTTGTATTTGTATCTAGTTACATATTCCTACCATTTATGTTATTACCAATCTATAACTCAGTAGTTGGAATTAATAGAAACTTGATAGAAGCTTCATATGACTTAGGGGCAGATTTTAAAACTACATTTAGAAAGATTATATTTCCTTTAAGTATTAACGGTGTAAAAACAGGAATACAGGTAACATTTATTCCAGCATTATCTCTATTTATGATAACAAGACTTATTGCAGGAAATAAGATTATTAACTTGGGTACTGCTATTGAAGAGCATTTTCTTGTTACACAAAACTGGGGATTAGGATCTACAATAGCTGTATTCTTAATAGTTGTAATGGGAATTATAATGGTATTAACAAATACAAAAGATAAAGTAACTACAGGAGGAAAAAAATAA
- a CDS encoding ABC transporter ATP-binding protein: protein MANIVEFKDVSMSFGNNKVLKNIDLEIEKGKFYTLLGPSGCGKSTILKLIGGFLSPTSGDVLLDEKVVNELPANKRQVNTVFQDYALFPHMNVFENVAFGLKIKNEKREIIKKKVKKALKQVNLTDFEKRDISEMSGGQKQRVAIARAIVNEPEIILLDESLSALDLKLRQEMQYELRELQQQTGITFIYVTHDQEEALAMSDYIFVMNDGKIEQSGTPLDIYDEPVNRFVADFIGESNIVNAVMIDDYLVEIYGKQYECVDAGLDKNKRVEVVIRPEDLEITSSEKGKINVVVDTQLFRGVHYEICCLDDQYNEWIVHSTKEAKPGSAVGLNFDPEAIHIMVPGETEEEFDARLESYEEEE, encoded by the coding sequence ATGGCAAATATTGTTGAGTTTAAAGATGTATCAATGTCATTTGGTAATAATAAAGTTTTAAAAAATATAGACTTAGAAATTGAAAAAGGTAAATTTTATACTTTACTTGGGCCTAGTGGTTGTGGTAAAAGTACTATTCTGAAATTGATTGGTGGATTTTTAAGTCCAACGTCTGGGGATGTTTTATTAGATGAAAAAGTGGTAAATGAATTACCAGCAAATAAACGTCAGGTTAATACAGTGTTTCAGGATTATGCATTGTTCCCACATATGAATGTTTTCGAAAATGTTGCCTTTGGTTTAAAAATCAAAAATGAAAAAAGGGAAATTATTAAGAAAAAGGTAAAAAAAGCTTTAAAACAAGTAAACTTAACTGATTTTGAAAAACGTGATATTAGTGAGATGAGTGGTGGTCAAAAACAGCGTGTTGCTATAGCTCGAGCTATAGTTAATGAACCAGAGATTATCCTTCTTGATGAATCTTTGTCTGCTCTTGATTTAAAACTTCGTCAAGAGATGCAATATGAACTTCGTGAACTTCAACAGCAAACAGGAATTACTTTTATTTATGTTACGCACGATCAAGAAGAAGCTCTTGCAATGAGTGATTATATCTTTGTTATGAATGATGGGAAAATTGAACAAAGCGGAACGCCACTTGATATTTATGATGAGCCAGTTAACCGCTTTGTTGCTGACTTTATAGGAGAATCTAATATCGTTAATGCAGTAATGATAGATGACTATTTAGTAGAAATTTATGGAAAACAATATGAATGTGTTGATGCTGGTTTAGATAAAAATAAGCGAGTAGAAGTAGTAATTAGACCAGAAGATTTAGAAATTACTTCTTCAGAAAAAGGGAAAATTAATGTGGTAGTTGATACTCAACTATTTAGAGGTGTACATTATGAAATTTGTTGTTTAGATGATCAATATAACGAATGGATTGTACATTCAACTAAAGAAGCAAAACCTGGTTCTGCTGTCGGATTAAACTTTGATCCTGAAGCAATACATATCATGGTACCAGGAGAAACAGAAGAAGAATTTGACGCACGTTTAGAATCATATGAAGAGGAGGAATAA
- a CDS encoding helix-turn-helix domain-containing protein → MYSIGERLKRLRIQKNLTQEELGERTDLSKGYISQVERDLASPSMETFFNILEVLGCAPKDFFDKESTSQKVYYSLEDQTSYEETDEGYVLTWLVPESNEKEMESLILRLEKHSNYKTFSPSESETLCYVLKGKCKLKLGDEEYIASSNESFYFLATSEHRLSNPFDEVCELLIVATNSYL, encoded by the coding sequence ATGTATTCAATAGGTGAAAGATTAAAACGATTAAGAATTCAAAAAAATCTTACTCAAGAAGAACTTGGGGAAAGAACCGACTTAAGTAAAGGATATATTTCACAAGTAGAACGTGATTTAGCATCACCATCTATGGAAACATTTTTTAATATTTTGGAAGTGTTGGGTTGTGCTCCAAAAGACTTTTTTGATAAAGAAAGTACAAGTCAAAAAGTATATTATTCATTAGAAGATCAAACTAGTTATGAAGAAACTGATGAAGGGTATGTATTAACATGGCTTGTTCCAGAATCTAATGAGAAAGAAATGGAATCTTTAATACTTAGACTAGAAAAACACAGTAATTATAAGACATTTAGTCCATCGGAATCAGAAACACTATGTTATGTTTTAAAAGGTAAATGTAAATTAAAACTAGGTGATGAAGAGTATATTGCATCATCGAATGAAAGTTTTTATTTTTTAGCTACATCAGAGCATAGGTTATCAAATCCTTTTGACGAAGTCTGTGAATTATTGATAGTAGCGACAAATTCGTATTTATAA
- a CDS encoding RluA family pseudouridine synthase, with amino-acid sequence MNFKILSSYINVESYLSNFLKISKKNIHTIRMNSHHDVHTIIINGQSADLQSKLNKDDNLEINIELGTSNYIANNSLSIIKEYEDDYLLIASKPFGIKTHPNDITDENNTLVNYLITDYPYLEPIHRLDTDTCGLVIFAKTPFVKSKLDQMLEHRVIKRFYTALVKNNINVQTINTNIGRDNREKNKMAVTNKGKNAITNILSCEKIEQNKFATTISLETGRTHQIRVHLAYKGNPIIGDKLYSNDGHKYEKMYLGALKVIFNHPVTNKKIEVNSSIKNFYE; translated from the coding sequence ATGAATTTTAAAATTTTATCATCTTACATTAATGTCGAATCATATCTTAGTAATTTTTTAAAAATTTCTAAAAAAAATATTCATACTATACGTATGAATTCTCATCATGATGTCCATACTATTATTATCAATGGACAAAGTGCTGACCTACAATCAAAACTGAATAAGGATGATAATTTAGAGATTAACATAGAACTTGGAACTTCTAATTATATTGCAAATAATTCACTATCCATTATAAAAGAATACGAAGATGACTACTTACTAATTGCTTCTAAACCATTTGGAATTAAAACTCATCCAAATGATATAACAGATGAAAATAATACATTAGTTAATTACTTAATTACTGATTATCCTTATCTAGAACCAATACATCGTCTTGATACCGATACTTGTGGTTTAGTCATTTTTGCAAAAACACCATTTGTAAAATCCAAACTTGATCAAATGTTAGAACATCGTGTCATAAAACGCTTCTATACAGCACTTGTAAAAAATAATATTAATGTTCAAACTATTAATACTAATATTGGACGTGATAACCGTGAAAAAAATAAAATGGCAGTTACTAATAAAGGAAAAAATGCAATTACAAATATACTATCTTGTGAAAAAATAGAGCAGAATAAATTTGCTACTACCATTTCACTAGAAACAGGTCGCACTCATCAAATTCGTGTTCATTTAGCATATAAAGGAAATCCTATTATTGGAGATAAACTTTATTCTAATGATGGTCATAAATATGAAAAGATGTATCTTGGAGCGCTAAAAGTTATTTTTAATCATCCCGTTACAAATAAAAAAATTGAAGTAAACTCTAGTATAAAAAATTTTTATGAATAA